Proteins from a genomic interval of Zingiber officinale cultivar Zhangliang chromosome 1B, Zo_v1.1, whole genome shotgun sequence:
- the LOC122048566 gene encoding carbonic anhydrase 2-like isoform X1, with protein MSKSQLHLPFACLACCFAITPINCRKKPDLFGPLKESQSPKYLVFACSDSRVCPSVVLNFQPGEAFTIRNIANTVPPYDPVKYGGIGAAIEYPVVYLKVENIIVIGHSRCGGIKALLATKDDGSTSTDFIEDWMKISLPAKKKVEEEHAALPLEEKLAIAEKEAVNSSLANLKTYPFVTEGIEKGNLKLFGAHYDFVDGKFEIWEA; from the exons ATGAGTAAGTCCCAATTACATCTTCCCTTTGCATGCTTAGCTTGTTGCTTCGCAATCACACCGATCAACTGCAGAAAGAAGCCTGATCTGTTTGGTCCACTCAAGGAGAGCCAAAGCCCCAAG TACCTTGTTTTCGCATGCTCTGACTCCCGCGTGTGCCCATCGGTGGTGCTCAACTTTCAACCCGGTGAGGCCTTCACAATCCGCAACATCGCCAACACAGTCCCTCCCTATGACCCA GTGAAGTATGGAGGAATTGGGGCAGCCATTGAATATCCTGTGGTCTATCTCAAG GTGGAGAACATAATAGTGATCGGTCACAGTCGGTGCGGTGGAATCAAGGCACTCTTGGCCACCAAGGATGATGGCTCCACCAGCAC TGACTTCATTGAGGATTGGATGAAGATTAGTCTGCCGGCAAAGAAGAAGGTGGAGGAGGAGCATGCCGCCCTGCCACTTGAAGAGAAGCTGGCGATTGCAGAGAAG GAGGCAGTGAACTCGTCCCTAGCTAACCTCAAGACGTATCCCTTTGTGACAGAGGGTATAGAAAAGGGAAACTTAAAGTTGTTTGGTGCACACTATGATTTCGTTGATGGCAAATTTGAGATATGGGAGGCCTAA
- the LOC122032856 gene encoding transcription factor TCP13-like: protein MIQSSREGADDHKGQPSSSRANWPALKNPRIVRVTRAFGGKDRHSKVRTIRGLRDRRVRLSMPTAIQLYDLQDKLGFNQPSKVVDWLINAAQHEIDKLPPLEMLQGDPTIFSWVPPTANPDISSISTHDHLNLGHPGVGWENSSSDQATYNPYTFQLENNTTNGSLPITILASYLAAASNNVEAKQQYAWPHSDQLFK, encoded by the coding sequence aTGATCCAATCTTCAAGAGAAGGTGCTGATGATCACAAGGGCCAGCCGAGTTCTTCGAGAGCGAATTGGCCGGCGCTCAAGAACCCTAGAATCGTGCGGGTGACACGAGCCTTCGGGGGCAAGGACCGGCACAGCAAGGTGAGAACGATCAGAGGGCTAAGGGACCGACGGGTGCGGCTATCGATGCCGACGGCCATCCAGCTGTACGACCTTCAAGATAAGCTAGGGTTTAACCAGCCCAGCAAAGTGGTGGACTGGCTCATCAATGCTGCTCAGCATGAGATCGACAAGCTCCCCCCACTCGAGATGCTGCAGGGGGACCCTACGATCTTCTCATGGGTTCCTCCAACGGCCAACCCTGACATCTCGAGCATCAGCACACATGATCACCTAAATTTAGGGCATCCAGGTGTTGGATGGGAGAACAGTAGTAGTGATCAGGCCACATATAATCCCTACACCTTCCAATTGGAGAACAACACTACTAACGGTTCCCTTCCCATAACAATTCTTGCTTCATATTTGGCTGCTGCATCAAACAATGTGGAAGCGAAGCAGCAGTATGCATGGCCACATTCTGATCAGCTCTTCAAATGA
- the LOC122048566 gene encoding carbonic anhydrase, chloroplastic-like isoform X2 translates to MGTIERFQSGFELFKKEVYEKKPDLFGPLKESQSPKYLVFACSDSRVCPSVVLNFQPGEAFTIRNIANTVPPYDPVKYGGIGAAIEYPVVYLKVENIIVIGHSRCGGIKALLATKDDGSTSTDFIEDWMKISLPAKKKVEEEHAALPLEEKLAIAEKEAVNSSLANLKTYPFVTEGIEKGNLKLFGAHYDFVDGKFEIWEA, encoded by the exons ATGGGAACTATAGAGCGCTTCCAATCCGGTTTCGAGCTCTTCAAGAAGGAGGTCTATGA AAAGAAGCCTGATCTGTTTGGTCCACTCAAGGAGAGCCAAAGCCCCAAG TACCTTGTTTTCGCATGCTCTGACTCCCGCGTGTGCCCATCGGTGGTGCTCAACTTTCAACCCGGTGAGGCCTTCACAATCCGCAACATCGCCAACACAGTCCCTCCCTATGACCCA GTGAAGTATGGAGGAATTGGGGCAGCCATTGAATATCCTGTGGTCTATCTCAAG GTGGAGAACATAATAGTGATCGGTCACAGTCGGTGCGGTGGAATCAAGGCACTCTTGGCCACCAAGGATGATGGCTCCACCAGCAC TGACTTCATTGAGGATTGGATGAAGATTAGTCTGCCGGCAAAGAAGAAGGTGGAGGAGGAGCATGCCGCCCTGCCACTTGAAGAGAAGCTGGCGATTGCAGAGAAG GAGGCAGTGAACTCGTCCCTAGCTAACCTCAAGACGTATCCCTTTGTGACAGAGGGTATAGAAAAGGGAAACTTAAAGTTGTTTGGTGCACACTATGATTTCGTTGATGGCAAATTTGAGATATGGGAGGCCTAA